The Stigmatella aurantiaca DW4/3-1 genome contains the following window.
GAGGGGTTGGCGGCCCTCCTGGCGCTGCGCTTCACCCGGCGGCAGCGGGCCACCTTCAGCCTCTCGGTGAATGACTACGGCATCGAGTTCCTCACCCCGGACTTCTTCCCCTTCGAGGAGGCGCTGCGCCCCTCTCTCTTCACCCGCGAGCGGCTGGTGGACGACATCCTGGAGAGCGTGAACCTGAGCGAGCTGGCCCGGCGCCAGTTCCGGGACGTGGCGCGCGTGGCCGGGCTCGTCCTGCCGGGGCTGCCCGGGGCCCGCAAGTCCACGCGCCAGGTGCAGGCCAGCGCCTCGCTTCTTTATGATGTCTTTTCCAAGTACGACCCGGACAACCTGCTCCTGGTCCAGGCCCGGCGCGAGGTGCTCGAGCAGCAGTTCGAGCAGAACCGGCTCGCCGCGACATTAGAGCGCCTGGAACGCTCGACCCTGGAGTTTCTCCCCGTCCGGAGGCCCACCCCGCTGGGATTCCCGCTCGTCATCGAGCGCATCAGCGCGAGCCTCTCCAACGAATCCCTGCTGGAGCGGGTCGCCCGGCTCAAGGAGCGATGGCAACGCGACGATGCCAGGTCCGCGTGAGCGGCACGCCGGTGGAGCTGCTCCCCGAGCGAGGCCTGTACTGGCCCGAGGGGGGGCTGCTCGCGGTGTCGGACCTGCACTGGGGCAAGCCCGAGAGCTTCCAGCAACTCGGCATCCCGCTGCCCCTGGGGGTGCTGGAGGATGACCTGGCGCGCCTGTCCCAGGCCCTGCGGACCACGGGCGCCCGCCGGCTGCTGCTCGTGGGAGACCTCATCCACTCCCGGGCAGGGGTGACCCCGGCCCTCGTGGAGCGCATCGCCCGGTGGCGCGCCCTCCACGACGTGGAGATGGTGCTCATCCGGGGCAACCACGACCGGCACCTCCCGGCCCTGCCCGCCCCCTGGCGCCTGGAGGTCCGGGACGAGCACCTGGACGAGGGCCCCTTCCGCTTCGCCCACCACCCCGAGCCCACCCCCGGACGCTACCTCTGGGCGGGGCACCTCCACCCGGTGGTCCGGCTGTCCTCCGGGGCGGACCGGCTGCGCCTGCCGTGCTTCCACGTGGGCCCGGCGCTGGGCATACTTCCTGCTTTCAGCGCCTTCACCGGCGGCATGAATGTGTCCCGGCGGGCCGGGGAGCGCATCTTCGCCATCGCGGAAGAGACCGTGGTGGAGGTATAGGGCCATGAGCGCCGCCAAGCGCCGCTGCGTCCTGGACATCATCGCCACCGACAGCACCTTCGAGCGCACCCTCTTCCGGGATCACGAGGTGTGGCTGGGCAAGTGCTTGCATTGCAATGCCCACCTGATGGTCAGCCTCCAGGGCGAGCCGATCAGCCGCGCCACCATCGAGCACATCATCCCCCGGACCCACGGCGGCACCGACGCGCTGGAGAACCTGGGCCTGGCCTGTGCCCGCTGTAACCAGGGCAAGGGCAGCCGCCACGACCCACGCTACCTCAAGGACGCCCGGGCGCAGGAGCTGGTGGCGCGCCTCCAGGCCCGGCGCCGGGAACGTTGGCGCGATCCAGACGCAGGTTGAGCCACCGATTGTAACAGGCCTGATCCAGTCCTCATTCAACCCCCCTTCCGATTGCCAGAAGAGAACGTCATCGCCTGGGCCCTGATTGGTGCACCCCGCGCGTGACACCGTGGTATCCCGGCGCGCCGAGTCATGGCTGTAACGAAAGAAGATTGACAGTCAGGAGTTGATGGTCAATGGTCGCGCGCCGCGTTGGAACGGGAAATGAAAGAGGGACCCGCCCGCGGCATCTCTTGGGATTTCAGTCGTCGACTTTGATCGTGTTTTCCATGCCTCGTGCACGCCCCGCGCGTCGCCCTGACTGCCTCGACGAGATGAGACACATTAGCCACCCGCACCGCGCAGTTCCCCGCTGGCAAGGCGCCTCTTCCCTTCCGTTGTGTTCCACCGCAGTCCACAGCTTTCCCCAGGTCCTGGTATGAGCGGCCCTCTCTTCCCTCGCTGGACGAACACGGTGTCGCGGCTGTCCGTCGCGGGCCTCCTTGCCGTCCCCGCCATCTCCATCGGCGGACTCTTGGCCTACGCGCGGTCTCCGCACGTGACCAACCAGAATCAACCCATCGAACAGCCGATCGAGTTCGACCACCGCCACCACGCGGGGGACGAACAGATTGACTGCCGGTACTGCCACTGGACGGTGGAGAATGCGCCCTCGGCGGGCATCCCCTCCACCACCGTGTGCATGTCCTGCCACGCGCAGATCTGGAACAAGAGCCCGTACCTCACCGAGGTGCGCAAGGCCTTCTTCGCGGACCAGCCCATTCCCTGGGTCCGCGTCCACAACCTGCCGGACTTCGTCTACTTCAACCACTCCATCCACGTGAACAAGGGCGTGGGGTGCGCCACCTGTCACGGCCGCGTGGACCAGATGGCGGCCATCGAGCAGGCCTCCACCCTGACGATGGCCTGGTGCCTGGACTGCCACCGCAACCCGCAGCCGCACCTGCGGCCGGCCGAGTACATCACCAGCATGACCTGGACCCCGCCCGCGGACCCGAAAGAGGCGGCCGCCCTCGGTGAGACGCTGGCGAAGGAATACGAAGTTCACTCGCGGACGAGCTGCTCCACATGCCACCGATGAACCCCAAGCACGACGGCGCTCCGGCGCAGGACACTCCCTCCTCCTTCGCGCTGCCGGTGGTCTCCAGTCAGGCCGCCCGCGCCGAGGAGCATGACCACGAGCACGAGCACGGCCACGACCACTCGCACGGTGACGAGGTCGGCGCGGCGCTAGAGCACGCGGCCGCCATGGGCATCGCCTCCGAGGGGGGCTACGGCCGGACCTACTGGCGCAGCCTCGAGGAGCGGCTCGGCACGCCCGAGTTCATGGCGTCCACGGGGCCTGAGTTCCCCGAGGGCGCGGACCTGCCCCCCACCGGCGTTGCCCGCCGCGAGTTCATGCAGCTCATCGGCGCCTCGCTGGCGCTGGCGGGTGCCTCGGCCTGCACCACCCGTCCCCCGGACGAGCGCATCGTCCCCTTCACCAAGACGCCGCCGGAGATGAAGCCCGGCAACCCGCTGCACTACGCGTCCGGCATGACGTTCGCAGGCCACACCTCCGGCCTGCTCATCACCGCCCGCGAGGGGCGTCCCATCAAGGTCGAGGGCAACCCGCAGCACCCGATCAACCAGGGCGCGGCCGGCTCCTACGAGCAGTCCTTCCTGCTGGCCCTGTATGACCCGCAGCGCGCCCGCGTCCTGCGCCAGGGCAAGTCGCCGCGCTCCCTGCGCACCCTGGCCGAGACCATCTCCGCCCGCGTGGCCAAGGGCGACGGTGGGGCGGGCGTCCGCTTCCTCACCGAGCCCCTCAACTCGCCCTTGCTGTCGAGCCTGCGCGAGCGCATTCAGCGCAAGCTGCCCAGCGCGCGCTTCTACAGCTACGCCCCCACCGGGAAGAGCGCGTCCACCGAGGGCACCCAGGCCGTCTTCGGCCAGCCGCTCAGCCCTCGGTACAACTTCACCCAGGCGGACGTCGTCCTCTCGCTGGATGCCGACTTCCTGGCGGGCCACCCGGCCAACCTCGCCTACATCCGTGAGTTCGCGGGCCGCCGGGACAACATCGACCGGCTCAACCGCCTCTACGTGGCGGAGGCGCGCTACTCCATCACCGGCGGCATGGCGGACCACCGCCTGCGCCTGAAGTCCTCCGAAGTCATCGCCCTGGCGGGTGCCATCGGCCAGGCGCTGAACGCACCGGCCGCGGCCGCGGCGGCCTCCAAGGCCCCCGTGCAGTGGAGCGAGAGCGCCCAGAAGTGGATCGCCGCCGTCGCCGAGGATCTGCGCGCCGCCGCGGGCCGCTCCTTGGTGGTTCCGGGCGACCGTCAGCCGGCCGCCGTCCACGCGCTGGCGCACGCGCTCAACGCGGCGCTGGGCAACGTGGGCAAGACGGTGAACTACGTGCCGCTGACCGCGGAGCACACGGGCCTGGCCGGCATCCGCGAGCTGGTGGCGGACATCAAGGCGGGCACCGTCGACACGCTCGTCATCACCGCCTTCAACCCCGTGTACACGCTGCCCGGTGACGCGGGCCTGGCCGAGGTGCTCGGCACGGGCACCAGCCCCGAGCAGCGCGCGAAGCTGTCGGTCATCTACACCTCGCTCTTCGAGGACGAGACCGCCGCGCTGACCGACTGGTTCGTCCCCGCGGCGCACCAGCTCGAGACGTGGAGCGACGGCCGCGCCGACGAGGGCACGGTGGCCATCGCCCAGCCGCTCATCCAGCCGCTCTACAACGGCGTGCCGGAGTCCGAGCTGCTGGCGTACTTCCTGGATGAGCCCTACCGCCCGGCGCACCAGATGCTGCGCGAGCACTGGCTCGGCCAGAGCGCCTCCGCGGGCGGGGACTTCGAGTCCCAGTGGGAGACGTTCGTCTCCGTGGGCGTCGTCCCCAACACCACCGCCACCCCGGTGAGCGTGACGGCCAACGGCCAGGGCGTCGCTTCGCTCGTCAACGCCTACACGGCCCCCCAGCCGGTGGGCGCCCAGGCCAATCAGGTCGAGATCAACTTCGTCACGGACTACAAGGTCTACGACGGCCGGTTCGGCAACCTCACCTGGTTGCAGGAGCTGCCGGATCCCATCACCCGCCTGGTGTGGGACAACCCCGCGCTCATCAGCCCCAAGACGGCCACCGACAACAACCTGGTGACCGGCGACGTGGTGGAGCTGTCCTACCGCGGCCGCACGCTGGAAGTGCCGGTGTGGGTCCTCCCCGGCCACGCCGATGGCGCGGTGACGCTGCCCCTGGGCTACGGCCGCACCGGCCTGCACGAGACGGTGGCGCAGAACGTGGGCTTCAACGCCAACATCCTGCGCAGCATCGAGGCCCCCTGGTTCGACAGCGGCGCGACGATCACCAAGACGCGCAAGACGCACAAGCTCGTCTCCACCCAGCAGCACTGGAGCACGGCCAAGCGCCCGGTGGCGCTCGACTTCACCGCGGACGAGT
Protein-coding sequences here:
- the pdeM gene encoding ligase-associated DNA damage response endonuclease PdeM → MATRRCQVRVSGTPVELLPERGLYWPEGGLLAVSDLHWGKPESFQQLGIPLPLGVLEDDLARLSQALRTTGARRLLLVGDLIHSRAGVTPALVERIARWRALHDVEMVLIRGNHDRHLPALPAPWRLEVRDEHLDEGPFRFAHHPEPTPGRYLWAGHLHPVVRLSSGADRLRLPCFHVGPALGILPAFSAFTGGMNVSRRAGERIFAIAEETVVEV
- a CDS encoding HNH endonuclease; amino-acid sequence: MSAAKRRCVLDIIATDSTFERTLFRDHEVWLGKCLHCNAHLMVSLQGEPISRATIEHIIPRTHGGTDALENLGLACARCNQGKGSRHDPRYLKDARAQELVARLQARRRERWRDPDAG
- a CDS encoding cytochrome c3 family protein codes for the protein MSGPLFPRWTNTVSRLSVAGLLAVPAISIGGLLAYARSPHVTNQNQPIEQPIEFDHRHHAGDEQIDCRYCHWTVENAPSAGIPSTTVCMSCHAQIWNKSPYLTEVRKAFFADQPIPWVRVHNLPDFVYFNHSIHVNKGVGCATCHGRVDQMAAIEQASTLTMAWCLDCHRNPQPHLRPAEYITSMTWTPPADPKEAAALGETLAKEYEVHSRTSCSTCHR
- a CDS encoding TAT-variant-translocated molybdopterin oxidoreductase, whose amino-acid sequence is MNPKHDGAPAQDTPSSFALPVVSSQAARAEEHDHEHEHGHDHSHGDEVGAALEHAAAMGIASEGGYGRTYWRSLEERLGTPEFMASTGPEFPEGADLPPTGVARREFMQLIGASLALAGASACTTRPPDERIVPFTKTPPEMKPGNPLHYASGMTFAGHTSGLLITAREGRPIKVEGNPQHPINQGAAGSYEQSFLLALYDPQRARVLRQGKSPRSLRTLAETISARVAKGDGGAGVRFLTEPLNSPLLSSLRERIQRKLPSARFYSYAPTGKSASTEGTQAVFGQPLSPRYNFTQADVVLSLDADFLAGHPANLAYIREFAGRRDNIDRLNRLYVAEARYSITGGMADHRLRLKSSEVIALAGAIGQALNAPAAAAAASKAPVQWSESAQKWIAAVAEDLRAAAGRSLVVPGDRQPAAVHALAHALNAALGNVGKTVNYVPLTAEHTGLAGIRELVADIKAGTVDTLVITAFNPVYTLPGDAGLAEVLGTGTSPEQRAKLSVIYTSLFEDETAALTDWFVPAAHQLETWSDGRADEGTVAIAQPLIQPLYNGVPESELLAYFLDEPYRPAHQMLREHWLGQSASAGGDFESQWETFVSVGVVPNTTATPVSVTANGQGVASLVNAYTAPQPVGAQANQVEINFVTDYKVYDGRFGNLTWLQELPDPITRLVWDNPALISPKTATDNNLVTGDVVELSYRGRTLEVPVWVLPGHADGAVTLPLGYGRTGLHETVAQNVGFNANILRSIEAPWFDSGATITKTRKTHKLVSTQQHWSTAKRPVALDFTADEYRAKSSHDVKAALARTRGDLDDPKSEFNNLSAYKYDDPNLYKWGMAIDLARCTGCSACVIACQAENNIPVVGKDQVSRSREMHWLRIDRYFSGPGIHTGGYDNKADPDSDPQMVHQPVTCVHCEKAPCEYVCPVNATVHSDEGLNDMVYNRCIGTRYCANNCPYKVRRFNYLHYTHGKTPTQKMLMNPDVTVRNRGVMEKCTYCVQRIERVRINARVEKRTISDGELQTACQQTCAAQAITFGSLHDPKSRVSQLHTDDRHYKLLYELGTMPRTVHLVRLRNPNPALAQAPKAHEGEH